One segment of Asterias rubens chromosome 2, eAstRub1.3, whole genome shotgun sequence DNA contains the following:
- the LOC117306849 gene encoding ankyrin repeat and SOCS box protein 13-like: MMERTDDKYPYIINHDSRDVAERTRLHQAASNGQLQVLQCLIQEGSSVNWTVNGVTPLQDACQEGKVDCVRALIDANAQLNCMDIDWHTPLTRSCSQGHQDCVQLLLQSGALPNIHLGERFSPLHCAVFSGCIDSTNLLLQAGAEVDKLDYNRSGTPLHAAANGHQTMCVRALLRAGADINTVRPTDNKTPLHVAAAVSAPAEMITLLLQHGANIYDLDTEGKKAVDLAPMDSQAYGVLKHYAENARLLSELCRECVHQHLILDESVNSLPLPERLKEFLQFKL; the protein is encoded by the exons AT GATGGAGCGGACAGATGACAAATATCCCTACATCATCAATCATG ATTCTAGGGATGTTGCAGAACGAACCAGACTGCACCAAGCAGCAAGCAATGGGCAGCTACAGGTCTTACAGTGTCTCATCCAAGAAGGGTCCAGTGTGAATTGGACTGTCAATGGTGTCACCCCTTTACAGGATGCTTGCCAAGAAGGGAAAGTAGACTGCGTTAGAGCACTCATTGATGCAAATGCCCAG TTGAATTGCATGGATATCGACTGGCATACTCCCCTGACTCGTTCATGTTCTCAAGGACACCAAGATTGCGTTCAACTTCTCCTTCAGTCAGGTGCTTTACCCAATATCCACCTTGGTGAAAGGTTTTCACCACTTCACTGTGCAGTATTCTCAG gatgtATCGACTCCACTAACTTACTCTTGCAAGCCGGAGCAGAGGTAGATAAATTGGACTACAACAGATCTGGGACTCCACTGCATGCAGCAGCAAATGGCCACCAGACAATGTGTGTTAGGGCACTGCTACGAGCAG gTGCAGATATCAATACTGTTAGGCCAACAGACAATAAAACTCCTCTCCATGTAGCAGCAGCTGTGTCTGCACCAGCAGAAATGATCACTTTGCTCTTACAACATGGGGCTAATATATATGACCTAGACACAGAGGGCAAGAAAGCAGTAGACTTGGCACCGATGGATAGCCAGGCTTATGGTGTTCTCAAACACTATGCAG AAAATGCCAGATTACTGAGCGAGCTGTGCAGGGAATGTGTTCATCAACATCTCATATTGGATGAATCCGTCAACTCACTACCTCTTCCAGAAAGACTCAAGGAGTTCCTTCAATTCAAATTATAA